A genomic stretch from Pristiophorus japonicus isolate sPriJap1 chromosome 6, sPriJap1.hap1, whole genome shotgun sequence includes:
- the LOC139265454 gene encoding extracellular calcium-sensing receptor-like — MQLAQTMVFSIEEINKNEELLPNTTLGYKIFDSCGTPSQALKGVLKLLNEQDETTYNYSCAGLPSIPVIVGDGGSSQSVAVSRVVAPFSVGMVSYFSSCICLSDKREFPTFFRTIPSDAFQVKALVRLVQYFKWTWVGVVAQDNDYGRFGMMTFIEEVAKFETCIAFIEFISPVRTAESLLQVMETVKKSTAKVIIIFCAERFTVALVKELTLQNITGIQLIASEAWVTSVQLWTAETREILSGTIGFGIRKVEIAGLREFLVKLHPSTVPDNPFVEELWRDVFGCSVKISNQTLGVKSSSSPYKSCTGSESLETTQATYTDVSELRGSYNVYKAVYAVAHALHNLQLCENERGPFANESCGDKSNIVPWQLLHYIKDVKFINNFGEQVSFDENGDPVASYDLINWQKGTDGTVQFVEVGYYDAALPAGKELMLDESSIVWHQEGKIAPVSVCSENCPAGTRKAAQKGQPICCFDCVPCAEGTVSNQTDSIECLICQLEQWSNDRRDQCIPKEIEFLSFQESMGMTLTAISLFGACITGAVAAVFLYFINTPIVRANNSELSFLLLFSLILCFLCSITFIGQPSPWLCMVRHTVFGVSFVLCISCILSKTLVVLMAFKATLPASNVMKWFGPTQQRSIVFFCTLIQILICLLWLVTSPPHPAKNTKYQSAKIILECDVGSTLAFCCVLGYIGLLACLCFILAFLARALPDKFNEAKFITFSMLIFFAVWVTFIPTYVSTPGKYTVAVEIFAILASSFGLLSCIFAPKCYIILLKPEENTKKFLMSKANGN, encoded by the exons ATGCAGTTAGCCCAAACAATGGTCTTTTCCATAGAAGAAATAAACAAGAATGAAGAGCTGCTTCCGAATACAACTCTAGGTTACAAGATTTTCGATAGTTGTGGCACACCTTCTCAGGCACTTAAAGGTGTCCTCAAGTTACTCAATGAACAGGATGAAACCACTTACAATTACTCATGTGCTGGACTTCCATCCATACCGGTTATTGTTGGAGATGGAGGATCATCACAATCTGTTGCAGTTTCAAGAGTGGTGGCCCCTTTCAGCGTTGGAATG GTCAGTTATTTTTCTTCGTGTATCTGTCTGAGTGATAAACGTGAGTTCCCAACATTTTTCAGAACAATTCCCAGCGATGCCTTTCAAGTCAAAGCACTAGTCAGGCTTGTGCAGTATTTTAAATGGACTTGGGTTGGAGTCGTGGCACAAGACAATGATTATGGTCGATTTGGAATGATGACATTTATTGAAGAGGTTGCCAAGTTTGAAACCTGCATTGCTTTTATTGAATTCATCTCCCCTGTTCGTACTGCAGAAAGTTTGCTACAAGTAATGGAGACTGTTAAAAAATCGACTGCTAAGGTGATAATAATATTCTGTGCCGAGAGGTTCACGGTTGCTTTGGTAAAAGAACTCACCCTGCAGAATATTACTGGCATCCAGCTGATAGCAAGTGAAGCCTGGGTCACGTCAGTCCAACTGTGGACAGCAGAAACTCGGGAAATACTGTCTGGAACAATTGGGTTTGGAATTAGAAAAGTGGAAATTGCAGGGCTGAGAGAGTTTCTCGTCAAACTCCACCCTTCCACAGTGCCAGACAATCCCTTTGTAGAAGAACTCTGGCGGGACGTTTTTGGCTGCAGCGTCAAAATCTCAAATCAGACTCTGGGAGTAAAATCATCATCGTCTCCATATAAATCGTGCACAGGTTCAGAGAGCTTGGAGACAACTCAGGCTACATATACGGATGTGTCGGAGTTAAGGGGATCTTACAATGTTTACAAAGCTGTATACGCTGTAGCTCATGCACTTCACAATCTGCAATTGTGTGAAAATGAAAGGGGCCCGTTTGCCAACGAAAGCTGTGGTGACAAGTCAAATATTGTACCTTGGCAG CTTCTGCACTATATAAAGGATGTGAAATTCATCAATAACTTTGGGGAACAAGTAAGCTTCGATGAAAACGGAGATCCGGTCGCTTCATATGATCTGATAAACTGGCAGAAGGGCACGGATGGGACTGTTCAGTTTGTTGAAGTAGGTTATTATGATGCAGCTTTGCCGGCTGGAAAGGAACTTATGTTGGATGAAAGCAGCATCGTTTGGCATCAAGAAGGCAAAATA GCACCAGTTTCAGTGTGTAGTGAAAACTGCCCTGCAGGGACAAGAAAAGCGGCTCAAAAAGGCCAACCGATTTGTTGCTTTGATTGTGTACCGTGTGCTGAAGGAACAGTCAGTAATCAAACAG ATTCAATAGAATGTTTAATTTGTCAGTTGGAACAATGGTCCAATGACCGAAGAGATCAATGCATTCCAAAAGAAATTGAGTTTCTCTCCTTTCAAGAGAGCATGGGAATGACACTCACGGCGATTTCACTGTTTGGAGCTTGTATCACAGGAGCTGTTGCAGCTGTTTTCTTATATTTCATAAACACTCCCATTGTACGAGCTAACAATTCGGAACTAAGTTTCCTTCTACTATTTTCATTAATACTGTGCTTTCTGTGCTCCATTACTTTCATTGGACAGCCATCACCATGGTTATGTATGGTGCGTCATACTGTGTTCGGAGTTAGCTTTGTTCTGTGCATTTCTTGTATTCTTAGTAAAACTCTGGTCGTCCTGATGGCATTTAAAGCAACACTGCCGGCCAGTAATGTGATGAAATGGTTTGGACCCACACAACAAAGATCAATTGTCTTTTTCTGTACATTGATTCAAATTCTAATATGTCTGCTCTGGTTGGTGAcatctcccccacacccagcaaaaAACACCAAGTATCAAAGTGCAAAGATTATCCTCGAGTGTGATGTGGGTTCCACGCTTGCTTTTTGCTGCGTGTTAGGATATATCGGGCTCTTAGCTTGTTTGTGTTTTATTTTAGCAtttttggcccgagctttaccggacAAGTTCAACGAAGCAAAATTTATAACCTTCAGTATGCTCATCTTTTTTGCAGTTTGGGTAACTTTCATCCCCACTTATGTGAGCACTCCCGGAAAATATACGGTCGCTGTGGAGATATTTGCAATTTTAGCATCGAGCTTTGGGCTGCTGAGCTGTATCTTTGCTCCAAAATGTTACATTATCTTGTTAAAGCCTGAAGAAAACACCAAAAAATTCTTGATGAGCAAAGCAAACGGAAACTGA